One Campylobacter concisus DNA window includes the following coding sequences:
- the pssA gene encoding CDP-diacylglycerol--serine O-phosphatidyltransferase → MNNIQKMQLMYILPNLFTAASAFLGVISIISSIQGNYFKAIVYIILSLILDGLDGRVARLTKTTSKFGVEFDSLADLVAFGVAPAILFYLTIGKNFGRFGALIAAMFVVFGAIRLARFNVTTGTYEPNVFIGLPIPSAAIVSVLWVGIYIDYTFLEGFEWCLMLLEATLAALMVSNIRYPSFKKINLKQTHVIRILVALVVAFSMLYLYPFESATLVMSVYMLYGIVRATIMFSKNSKKKESE, encoded by the coding sequence ATGAATAACATACAAAAAATGCAACTAATGTATATCTTGCCAAATTTATTTACAGCAGCTAGTGCCTTTTTGGGTGTTATTAGTATTATTTCATCTATTCAAGGTAACTATTTTAAAGCCATTGTTTATATAATCTTATCGCTTATTTTAGATGGACTTGACGGGCGTGTGGCTAGACTTACAAAGACAACTAGTAAATTTGGCGTAGAGTTTGATAGTCTTGCAGATCTTGTTGCTTTTGGTGTAGCGCCAGCGATTTTATTTTATTTGACTATTGGTAAAAATTTTGGCAGATTTGGAGCACTTATAGCTGCTATGTTTGTGGTTTTTGGAGCTATCAGGCTTGCTCGCTTCAATGTCACTACTGGTACATATGAGCCAAATGTTTTTATCGGACTTCCTATACCATCAGCAGCTATTGTGAGCGTACTTTGGGTTGGAATTTATATCGACTATACTTTTTTAGAGGGATTTGAGTGGTGCTTGATGCTACTTGAAGCTACTTTGGCAGCTTTAATGGTTAGTAACATTCGCTATCCAAGCTTTAAAAAAATAAATTTAAAACAAACCCATGTGATAAGAATTTTAGTAGCTCTTGTAGTTGCATTTTCAATGCTTTATCTATATCCATTTGAGAGTGCGACTTTGGTTATGAGCGTCTATATGCTTTATGGCATAGTAAGAGCCACTATAATGTTTAGTAAAAATTCTAAAAAAAAGGAGAGCGAATGA
- a CDS encoding phosphatidylserine decarboxylase, translated as MSGYIAKAGYKFILFFLILFVLSLLFGILPLLFAILLFLGLYFFRDPEREPFSDDKLALLSPIDGKIKEISASNFDNNEVAKIVIKKSFFDVGTLRAVSDVKVAEIRKRHGLFLCQAMKISEFLNERAIIRFEKENIKFVMKIIAGAFSRSLEISNVTSLKASRKFGFLGSGEVILYLPRDTKICVSVGESVKAASLLGYFEEGKRDE; from the coding sequence ATGAGTGGCTATATCGCGAAAGCAGGATATAAATTTATATTATTTTTTCTAATTTTATTTGTTTTATCTTTGCTATTTGGGATATTGCCACTACTTTTTGCTATTTTACTTTTTTTGGGCCTTTATTTTTTTAGAGATCCTGAGAGGGAGCCATTTTCTGATGATAAATTGGCTTTACTATCGCCGATTGATGGCAAGATAAAAGAGATTAGTGCTTCAAATTTTGATAATAATGAAGTAGCTAAGATCGTTATAAAAAAATCTTTTTTTGATGTTGGTACATTAAGGGCTGTAAGTGATGTAAAAGTAGCTGAAATACGCAAAAGACATGGCTTATTTTTGTGTCAAGCTATGAAAATTTCAGAATTTTTAAATGAAAGAGCGATTATTCGCTTTGAAAAAGAAAATATAAAATTTGTTATGAAAATTATAGCTGGAGCTTTTAGTCGAAGTTTAGAAATTTCAAATGTTACTAGCCTAAAAGCATCTAGAAAATTTGGTTTTTTAGGAAGTGGTGAGGTGATTTTATACCTACCAAGAGATACTAAGATATGTGTAAGTGTTGGAGAAAGCGTAAAGGCTGCTTCGCTTTTGGGATATTTTGAAGAGGGAAAAAGAGATGAATAA